The Limnospira fusiformis SAG 85.79 genomic interval TCAGGTGACGCTAAAAAAAGGACTCAGCGATCTCAGCGACCATCAACTAGAGTCAGACATAGCCTGGACTTTCAACACTCCAGCCATTCAACTGTCAAACCTTCCGGGGACGGAAGATAACCCTGGTTTCCCTGACCAACCGATAGGTTTAGACCCCACCCTAAAATTTACATCTAACGTAGAACTAGATCTCGCCTCAGTCAACGACCATATTAGAGTCATTTCCGACAAGACCAAAAAAGGGATTCCTCTACGGGTAACACTAGATAGACCGGAAGCTGATGGGGGGGATGTGGCGCGAGAAGACAGAGATAGTCTATTTTCCCATAGCTGGGATTATAACATAAAATTTCAGCAAAAGCTAGAAAAAGCCAGCCGTTACACCCTAGAAATCACACCGGGACTGCAATCAAAAACGGGAAATCTAGCCAGCCAATTTCTAATTTCCCACCCAATTTACACCTACGAACCCTTACAGTTTCAAGCGATACAATTTTATGGAGAACCTAGGGAAGGTGGAACCTATGGAAGATTTACGAATGGGAGTCCTCAACTGAAATTTAATAACGGAATTACGGCGCAATCAGCAAGAGAAAATATAACGATAAACCCTCCCCCAGCAGGAGATGCGCCGCCGCTGATACAATCATACGACGGTAACGATACAATCAGCTTAAATCCCTGGTCTTTGGAACCTCAAACAAATTATGTAATTACGATTGGCGCTAACCTGGAAGATACCTTTAATCAAAGGCTAGAGGAACCCATCAACCTTAACTATAAAACCGGAGATCTGGCGGCTGACCTGTGGACTCCTTCTGGTTTAAATATTTTTCCATCTGGTAACAATTTACAAATTAACATTTCTACTGTTAATATACCCGAATCCCGCTATCAAGCAGCTTATGCAATTATCCAGCCAGAAGATTTAGTCTATGCAGATCAAGCCTATCCGAGTCGGGAGGGTAAAAACTTACTACCCACCTCAGATAAATGGCAAACTTTTAGGATTAATGGTGGTGCGACTAATCAAACTATCGAAACTTCGATTAATCTGCGAGACAGGTTACAAGGGAAAACGGGAATGTTAGCCTATGGAATTAAAGCTAAAACGACTTCCTATCAAAAAAATGGTGTGACTCAATGGAATGAACCTAGCTTTTATGGGATGGTTCAGTTAACTAACTTAGGTGTGTTTTCCCAGTGGTTTCCAGAGTCGGGAATGGTGAGAGTTAATCATTTAGATGACGGTTCACCAGTAGCATCAGCATCGGTGGAAATATATCAATCTCAACTGAATGCTAGATCATTTCCTAAACCAACTGCTTGTGCTAGGGGAATTACTAATAACCAGGGATTGCTATTGTTAACGGCGGAAAACCTGCGGGGGTGTATGGGAGGTAATCGGTTTAATGAACCTCCAGAACTCTTGGTAATTGCTAAAGAAGGGGATGACTGGGCATTCACTCGCAGCTACTCCTACAGTGGCGCTTATGGCTATGGAGTTTATGCGGGTTGGGATGAAAATCAACCGATTTCTCGCGGAACTATTTTTTCAGACCGACAACTATATCAACCGGGTGAAGCTATAGCTTTAACGGGAGTGGCTTACTATTTACAAAATGGAGAATTACAGCCAGATAAAAATACGGTGTATAATCTCACGTTAGAAACTCCGACGGGGGAAAAACGAGAATTAGGGGATTATTCAACTAATCAATTTGCTACGTTTTCGGTAGAATTTACGGTGAAGCCAGATGACCCTTTGGGGAATTATGTAATTCAGGGTAAAGGTATTAGTGGGGTAGAAATTTTTGGTAATTTTCGGGTCGCAGAATTTAACCCCCCTAACTTTAAGGTTGATTTGAGTCTTGACCGTCGATTAGCTGTGGGTCAGGATAAGGTTATGGCGACAGTTCAGGGAGATTATTTATTCGGTTCTCCGGTAGTTGGTGGTGAGGCTAAATATTATGTGACGCGGACTGCTAGTGATTTTACTCCCATAGGTTGGGAAAAATATCATTTTGGAAGACAGTGGTTTTGGCCGGAAGAAAAACCGACGATTTCTAGTGATGTCTTACAGCGATCGCAAAATTTAGACGCGGCGGGTTCGGGAAGTGAAATGATCACTGTTAGCGGTGATGTTCCCTATCCCCTCAGATATCAAGTTGATGTGGAAGTGACAGATGTTTCTAACCTGTCGGTCGCGGACTCCCAAAGTTTTACGGTCTTACCTAACCATCAATTGATTGGACTGAAAAGCAAATTTGTAGCTAATGTTAATCAGGCTTTTCCGGTGGAAGTGATTGTTACTGATGTTGAGGGTAAATCAATTAATAATGTTCCGGTGAAGCTGGAATTGCAGAAAATGAATTACAGCAGTATTACCCGGGTGGTAGAAGGGGGACAAACTAACCGAAATCAACTGGAATATCAAACAGTGGATACTGTAGATGTCAGGAGTGGTAATACGGCGAAAACTGTAGAATTAACGGCGAGGGAATCGGGTTCTTATCGCATTCAGGCGAGATTTGCTTCGGACCCATTAAATACGCCGAAAGCTACTGATATTCAAATTTGGGTAACGGGTGATGGTCCGGTGAGTTGGGGAAATCGTTATGATAACCGCCTCGAAATTCAACTAGACCGCGATAATTATCAACCTGGGGATATGGCGACGGCTTTAATTCAATCACCCTATAGGGAGGGAGAGTTATTTTTCGCAGTAATTCGCGATCGCATTTTGTATCAAACCCTAATTCCGGTGAAAGGCGGCGCACCAGAAGTCCGATTTCAAGTCACACCCGAAATGCTACCTAATGTGGCTGTAGAAGCGGTCTTAGTCCGTCAGGGAGAACCTCTATCACAACTGGAACCGGGAAGTATAGATAATCTGGTATCTATCGGAATGACTCCGTTAAATGTTAGCAAAAATAGCAAATACTTACAAGTCAAAATTAACCCGAATCAATCGGAATTTCAACCGGGTTCCCAAGCTACGATTAACCTAGAGTTAACCAAGGATAATTATCAACCGATTAGCGGACAAATCACTTTAATGGTGGTTAATGATGCGATCTTGCAACTTAACGGCTACCGACCCCCCAACTTAGTAGATACTGTATATGCTGAACAATCAATATCGACCCGATTAACAGATAACCGTCCTGATGTGGTAGTACAATCATTAATGTCACCGTTAGCTAAAGGTTGGGGTTATGGTGGAGGATTTTCCGCCGCCACTGTTGATACATCTAAGTTGCGTCAAGACTTCCAAGCGTTAGCCTACTATAACGGTTCAATTATCACGGACAACCAGGGAAAAGCCACGGTTAATTTTACGTTACCTGATAATTTAACCACCTGGCGAGTTATGGCGATCGCTACTGACGAAAATTTAGAATTTGGGTCAGGGGAAGCGACATTTATCACCAGTAAATCCCTATTATCTAATCCGATACTACCACAATTCGCACGGGTAGGCGATCGCTTTTTGGCGGGAGTTTCCATCACCAACCGAGACCACCTGAAAGGACAATTAGACATCACCGGAGACCTGAGTGGTGGACTGTTATTTTCAGCGGGGAATAAAACCAGCCACCACCTGAAAACCCAAGCCGAAGTAGACACGCAAGCCTATCGTTTTCCGGTGTTAGTTGAACAAGTGGGAAATTCCCAGGTAAAATTCACCAGCAGACTGCAAAATAAAACTGATAGTTTTCAAGTTCCTTTGGAGGTAAAACCCCTAGAAACAACGGAACAGGTAATCGCCTCAGGGACCACCCGCGAAACTGTTACCATTCCCATTAATATTGATGAAAAGGTAGTCCCGAATGCGGGAGGTCTAACTATTTCCCTGGCTAATAGTTTAATCCCCCAATTAACCCAACCTGCGGCTCAAATTTTCCAACAGCCAACTTTACCATTCTTAGAACCAATAGCCAGTCGTTTATTGATAGCAAGTAATCTCCAGCTTCTGGATAAAAATCCTAATGATTTATCCGGCTTAAATTTGGAACTACAAGCTAATGATGCTATCACCAGATTAGCAGGCTTACAAAAAGAGGATGGCGGTTTCGGCTATTTTGCCGCCGCGAATATTTCCGATCCTGTCCTATCTAGTTACGCTGCCGAAGCTTTAGCCAAAGCATCTCAGGCTGGATTTACGGTTAATAATAATATGATTAACCGCCTGAGAAATTACCTTAATCAAGTAGTTGCTAATCCTGCTGATGATGGCTTCTGTGTTGATAATATATGTAAAAGCCGCCTGCGTCTTGAAGCCTTAATCGCCTTATCCTACTTGGGAGAAACCCGCAGTGATTTCATGGCAGAAATTTACGGCAATTGGCGGGAATTTGACCCCGCCACCCAAATTAAACTAGCTGGTTATTTAGCCAACTTCCCCCAATGGGAAACGGAATTTAATACCATTTTCCAAGATATCCAAAAACACATTTATCAAACGGGACGGACAGCGACGGTTAATTTACCCCCCGGATATCAATGGTTAGCCTCTCCGACGGTTTTACAGTCTCAAGCATTACGCCTATATATCACCCAAAACCAACAGCCAGAAACTATCAGTAGATTAGTCGAAAGTCTGTTAAACTTGCGTCGTGAGGGAATTTGGCAAAATGACTATGATACCGCCGAGGCGTTAACGGCGTTAGTGGCTTATCAACAAACCCAAACCACGTCGGAAAGTTTGCGGATTAATTTGCAAGTAGGGAACTACATATCACAGCAAATCGAGTTAGGAAATGATGGTAATTCTAGCTTTAATCTTAGCCTACCTATGGCAGAATTACCCCAAGGAAATTATCAACTATCGATTAAACCTGAAAATTCGGGTAATTTGCATTATTGGATCAAATACAGTTATCGCTTAGAAGGAAAACAACCGGGTCAACTTAATGGTCTTCGGGTTATTCGGACTATTAGACCAGCTAACGAAACTCAAATTTGGCAAACCTATAGCCTCGCAGCGGAGTCTAAACCTTTAACGGTCAAACCGGGACAGGTCTTTGATATTGGCTTGGAAATTATCGCAGATCATCCCGTGGATAAAGTGGTGATTGTTGACCCCCTCCCGGCGGGTTTAGAAGCGATTGATAGGAGTTTTGATACCAGTAATCAAGCGTTACAACCTCAGACTGATAGTTGGGAAATTGCCTATCAAACTATTTATCGCGATCGCATTATGGCTTATAGCGATCGTCTCATACCTGGTGCTTATCATGTTCATTATCTAGTACGTTCTGTCACTCCAGGCGAATTCATCTGGCCGGGTGCAGAAGCCTATCTACAATATAACCCAGAAGAGTTCGGACGAACTACCTCTGGATTGTTAGTGGTATCCGATAGATAGACTCGGAAAAACCGGAAAAACTCGCCCTATTATAGCATAAATGGAGGATAATAGCAAGTAATCATAATCAATTATGTTAAGACTTGGTGTATAGTTTCTACAAGTTGTTCAAGAAAATCAACGCAGTCGCTAACTAGACGGTCATCAATAGGCCATCTGTTTCCGATGCCAAAAGAAGGGTCTATATCAGCTTGATGAGCAATTTTATTTCTGCGATCGACTATTGCACTAAGTTGTTGTTTGATATCTTGTGCTGATTTCCCCATTTGCTGCGCTACCTCATCCCACAATTTTTGCTCATAAATAAGACGAATAGCATCGGCTATTTTATCTGGTTTTTGAAAACTCTTATATCCCAGGTTTTCTCGGAGTTCATCATTGAGTAATGAAGTCTGATTGAGTTTATTTTGAATCGCGCTTGATATCAGCGGAAGCAAATCTGATACACTGGGAGATTCTGGCAGAAATGACCCGGCTTGGCTTAACTGAATTTCTGTTTCTAACCAAGATTCAATATTCATCAGCATTAATCTGTCATTGGTAGTGTTACCTAATGACACTTGAAAACGTGAAAAGGCGGCAGTTTGAGGACGTTCACCTTTATAAATTTCTAACATTCCCAGGGTGACAACTTCATGGATATAGTAATCTAATGCACTTACGGCTAAAACCAGGGATGCTCGTAAAATATCAGATAAATCTAAAGCCGGGGTCGATTGAGATTTAATATAGTTATGAACATCAATTAAATCCCTAACACGAGCAATACTGACCCGAAATTGGTCAAGCGCTAATTGCATAACTCTGAGAAGTTAATCCGATAATTTTATCTGCTAGGTCGGCAAATACCTGATAAAATTCTTGCTGTTTTTTCTGATTGTTTTGGTAAACTTTGCCAGCTTGTTTTAATTGCTCACGAGTTAAAGCATAAATCGGAGTTTGATGCTGTTGAGACAGAGCAATCAGACTATTAAAGTTGGAAATCTTAGTTAAAGTAAAAGTTTCGCTAATACCTTGCTCAAGATAACTGGGAGTAGGTAACATTAAACCAGATTGTCTGAACACAGGAACCAATTTATCCTTAACATCTGCCTCGATTCTATCAATCCATTTTTGAAAAGCTACAGTTTCCCTACCGTGAATAATGCGATAATTCTGAATAATAGTTCCCAGAAACCGAAGTTTAAAATCAGGAAATGGATATATTGCCTCTTTTAAAATCGGTAAGGAACTGGCTTTTTTCGCCCATAAT includes:
- a CDS encoding alpha-2-macroglobulin family protein; its protein translation is MVTIGFSRRIWKRFFLVSLFILTIAGCRIFSSQPVGEPMVNISPLPLPQLPEWIEEISPTEEATSLGQIRITFSNPLIPVERLDSPNQRQQLRHFDINPKIPGRFRFLTPRMVGFQAEEAIPLATRFQVTLKKGLSDLSDHQLESDIAWTFNTPAIQLSNLPGTEDNPGFPDQPIGLDPTLKFTSNVELDLASVNDHIRVISDKTKKGIPLRVTLDRPEADGGDVAREDRDSLFSHSWDYNIKFQQKLEKASRYTLEITPGLQSKTGNLASQFLISHPIYTYEPLQFQAIQFYGEPREGGTYGRFTNGSPQLKFNNGITAQSARENITINPPPAGDAPPLIQSYDGNDTISLNPWSLEPQTNYVITIGANLEDTFNQRLEEPINLNYKTGDLAADLWTPSGLNIFPSGNNLQINISTVNIPESRYQAAYAIIQPEDLVYADQAYPSREGKNLLPTSDKWQTFRINGGATNQTIETSINLRDRLQGKTGMLAYGIKAKTTSYQKNGVTQWNEPSFYGMVQLTNLGVFSQWFPESGMVRVNHLDDGSPVASASVEIYQSQLNARSFPKPTACARGITNNQGLLLLTAENLRGCMGGNRFNEPPELLVIAKEGDDWAFTRSYSYSGAYGYGVYAGWDENQPISRGTIFSDRQLYQPGEAIALTGVAYYLQNGELQPDKNTVYNLTLETPTGEKRELGDYSTNQFATFSVEFTVKPDDPLGNYVIQGKGISGVEIFGNFRVAEFNPPNFKVDLSLDRRLAVGQDKVMATVQGDYLFGSPVVGGEAKYYVTRTASDFTPIGWEKYHFGRQWFWPEEKPTISSDVLQRSQNLDAAGSGSEMITVSGDVPYPLRYQVDVEVTDVSNLSVADSQSFTVLPNHQLIGLKSKFVANVNQAFPVEVIVTDVEGKSINNVPVKLELQKMNYSSITRVVEGGQTNRNQLEYQTVDTVDVRSGNTAKTVELTARESGSYRIQARFASDPLNTPKATDIQIWVTGDGPVSWGNRYDNRLEIQLDRDNYQPGDMATALIQSPYREGELFFAVIRDRILYQTLIPVKGGAPEVRFQVTPEMLPNVAVEAVLVRQGEPLSQLEPGSIDNLVSIGMTPLNVSKNSKYLQVKINPNQSEFQPGSQATINLELTKDNYQPISGQITLMVVNDAILQLNGYRPPNLVDTVYAEQSISTRLTDNRPDVVVQSLMSPLAKGWGYGGGFSAATVDTSKLRQDFQALAYYNGSIITDNQGKATVNFTLPDNLTTWRVMAIATDENLEFGSGEATFITSKSLLSNPILPQFARVGDRFLAGVSITNRDHLKGQLDITGDLSGGLLFSAGNKTSHHLKTQAEVDTQAYRFPVLVEQVGNSQVKFTSRLQNKTDSFQVPLEVKPLETTEQVIASGTTRETVTIPINIDEKVVPNAGGLTISLANSLIPQLTQPAAQIFQQPTLPFLEPIASRLLIASNLQLLDKNPNDLSGLNLELQANDAITRLAGLQKEDGGFGYFAAANISDPVLSSYAAEALAKASQAGFTVNNNMINRLRNYLNQVVANPADDGFCVDNICKSRLRLEALIALSYLGETRSDFMAEIYGNWREFDPATQIKLAGYLANFPQWETEFNTIFQDIQKHIYQTGRTATVNLPPGYQWLASPTVLQSQALRLYITQNQQPETISRLVESLLNLRREGIWQNDYDTAEALTALVAYQQTQTTSESLRINLQVGNYISQQIELGNDGNSSFNLSLPMAELPQGNYQLSIKPENSGNLHYWIKYSYRLEGKQPGQLNGLRVIRTIRPANETQIWQTYSLAAESKPLTVKPGQVFDIGLEIIADHPVDKVVIVDPLPAGLEAIDRSFDTSNQALQPQTDSWEIAYQTIYRDRIMAYSDRLIPGAYHVHYLVRSVTPGEFIWPGAEAYLQYNPEEFGRTTSGLLVVSDR
- a CDS encoding HEPN domain-containing protein; amino-acid sequence: MQLALDQFRVSIARVRDLIDVHNYIKSQSTPALDLSDILRASLVLAVSALDYYIHEVVTLGMLEIYKGERPQTAAFSRFQVSLGNTTNDRLMLMNIESWLETEIQLSQAGSFLPESPSVSDLLPLISSAIQNKLNQTSLLNDELRENLGYKSFQKPDKIADAIRLIYEQKLWDEVAQQMGKSAQDIKQQLSAIVDRRNKIAHQADIDPSFGIGNRWPIDDRLVSDCVDFLEQLVETIHQVLT